TTCGAGGATTTCATCTCGAGCGCAGAGTTGAGCAACGACCGCGTCAATGGCGGCAACGCCAACCTCCTCCCCCAGCGCGGATGGGAGACTCAGCTGACGGTCGAGCGCAAGTTCCTGGGCGACGGGCTGATCAAGGTCGATCTCGGCTATCAGCGGGTCGAGAAGGTTCAGGATCGCGTACCGACCCCCGAAGGATTCGATGCGCCGGGCAATCTGGGCACCGGCCATGTCTATATCGCGCGCAGCCGAATCGACGCGCCGCTTGCCAAATTGGGCATCAAGGGCGGGCGGCTCAGCATCTATAATTCGATGGTCGCGACTTCGGTGCAGGATCCCTATACCGGCCGCGATCGGCCCTTTTCAGGTTATACCGGCTTCGTCCACGAAACCAGCTTTCGGCAGGATCTGGGCAGCTTCGCCTGGGGCTTTTCGGTCTTCGCCAACAGCGGCTCCAGCTTCTATCGCCGGAACGAGGTCGATGCGAACCGGATGGTCCCGCCCTATGTCACCGCCTTCGCCGAATGGCGGCCGTCAAAGGCGACGACGGTCACCTTTGCGCTCGACAATGCGACCGGAACCCCGGGGACGCGCGAACGGACTTTCTACACCCCGGATCGCTCCGCCCTCACGCCCACAGCGGTCGAATATCGCAGCCGCAACAAGCACATCGTGCCGTCGCTGACGGTGAAGCATAGCCTGGGATAACGGCTCATCGGGTTGCGGCGACCCAGCGCGCGATCAATGCGCCAAGCGCGGCGCGCTTCGTCTCGATCGTCGGGGGATCGCGCAACGTCACCACCCCGCGATCCGCTGCCGGCCAGCTGGCGAGACCATCGGGATCGGCGAAGCTGAAGCCTGCAACATCCCTGGATGCAACACCGCGATGCAGGACAATGCGGACCCCGCCCTTGCGCTCGATCCCCAGCGTGACCTTGTGATCCGCGCCGTCGCGAAAGCTGGGCGCGTTCCACTTGATTTCTTCGACCAACTCCGGGGCAGCGTCGATGACGATCGCGCGCAGGGCATCGACCATTGCCCGATCCCCCGGACCGAGCGCGTCAAGCCATGTTACGACGGCAGCGTTCAATGCCCCGCCTGCGGCCCGCGCTCGAGCCCGCTGGCAGCGAGCTGGGCGTCGATCATGGCCAGGAGGCGTTCCAGCGCTGCCTCGTCCTT
The genomic region above belongs to Sphingomonas sp. J315 and contains:
- a CDS encoding DUF1801 domain-containing protein; the encoded protein is MNAAVVTWLDALGPGDRAMVDALRAIVIDAAPELVEEIKWNAPSFRDGADHKVTLGIERKGGVRIVLHRGVASRDVAGFSFADPDGLASWPAADRGVVTLRDPPTIETKRAALGALIARWVAATR